The following proteins are co-located in the Phragmites australis chromosome 10, lpPhrAust1.1, whole genome shotgun sequence genome:
- the LOC133883530 gene encoding uncharacterized protein LOC133883530 isoform X2, producing MSSRSPKKPPLFDDDESRNQSMNNGRGGGFSWLIGLGFAFLTFNSGMAIYRSDRDPGSVAFVVVSYLDLVLLFLCLRLFEMAPPDSPRREWLKVCVWGLTTLLTVMFSHKVAAIMPPLVAVVVWAMAFATIGGGFYAFFVHRDKAAQLEAGIQ from the exons ATGTCTTCAAG GTCGCCAAAGAAGCCACCACTTTTTGACGACGATGAATCGAGAAACCAAAGCATGAACAACGGCAGAGGTGGCGGCTTCTCATGGCTGATAGGCTTGGGTTTCGCATTCCTGACGTTCAACTCAGGCATGGCGATCTACCGCTCCGACCGCGACCCCGGATCAGTGGCGTTCGTGGTGGTGTCCTACCTGGACCTGGTGCTGCTGTTCCTGTGCCTCCGCCTGTTTGAGATGGCGCCGCCGGACTCGCCCCGGCGGGAGTGGCTCAAGGTCTGCGTCTGGGGACTGACCACGTTGCTAACGGTCATGTTCTCCCACAAGGTCGCCGCCATAATGCCGCCACTGGTGGCTGTGGTGGTGTGGGCGATGGCCTTCGCTACCATCGGTGGTGGCTTTTATGCCTTCTTCGTCCACCGGGACAAGGCTGCCCAGTTGGAGGCAGGGATCCAGTAA
- the LOC133883530 gene encoding uncharacterized protein LOC133883530 isoform X1 yields the protein MSSRSPKKAGVVTVMSSRSPKKPPLFDDDESRNQSMNNGRGGGFSWLIGLGFAFLTFNSGMAIYRSDRDPGSVAFVVVSYLDLVLLFLCLRLFEMAPPDSPRREWLKVCVWGLTTLLTVMFSHKVAAIMPPLVAVVVWAMAFATIGGGFYAFFVHRDKAAQLEAGIQ from the coding sequence ATGTCTTCAAGGTCGCCAAAGAAAGCTGGCGTTGTCACGGTTATGTCTTCAAGGTCGCCAAAGAAGCCACCACTTTTTGACGACGATGAATCGAGAAACCAAAGCATGAACAACGGCAGAGGTGGCGGCTTCTCATGGCTGATAGGCTTGGGTTTCGCATTCCTGACGTTCAACTCAGGCATGGCGATCTACCGCTCCGACCGCGACCCCGGATCAGTGGCGTTCGTGGTGGTGTCCTACCTGGACCTGGTGCTGCTGTTCCTGTGCCTCCGCCTGTTTGAGATGGCGCCGCCGGACTCGCCCCGGCGGGAGTGGCTCAAGGTCTGCGTCTGGGGACTGACCACGTTGCTAACGGTCATGTTCTCCCACAAGGTCGCCGCCATAATGCCGCCACTGGTGGCTGTGGTGGTGTGGGCGATGGCCTTCGCTACCATCGGTGGTGGCTTTTATGCCTTCTTCGTCCACCGGGACAAGGCTGCCCAGTTGGAGGCAGGGATCCAGTAA